The following are from one region of the Moritella sp. 24 genome:
- the hutW gene encoding heme anaerobic degradation radical SAM methyltransferase ChuW/HutW: MILTPTMTGISTPEPLKYAFTVKTSAHSARSGSRPISITQSEWQQWWSIESNSETRALYIHIPFCRKRCSFCNFFENGAKPSRVTEYVNALCQQLTDAATTQFITSVPFDTVYIGGGTPTDMQANEILQLANVIQSFPLKKNAEITLEGRLNGFTNDKFDAAIAGGINRFSFGVQSVNTEVRQAAGRFDDEQTILQRLSELAQHPTATIVADLIFGLPGQTFDIWTHDVEAIINTGIHGVDLYQLINLSGSRMDNADKKGKSIERADSQARSMMYAQGAALLEKNGWERLSNCHWRSDKREKSLYNTLAKQGVEIVPFGAGAGGSINGHGVMNGRDLSAWHDAIKADVKVPGMIMSINEKNHVDKIIKKGLDGGTLGLAEFSIPLRRHLQPLFIKWQENGLAELEDDKLYLTLAGRFWSVNMQAGLFEYLATNPLLAKVA; the protein is encoded by the coding sequence ATGATTTTAACACCAACCATGACAGGTATTTCTACGCCTGAACCATTAAAATATGCGTTTACTGTAAAAACAAGTGCGCACTCTGCACGTTCGGGTAGCAGGCCCATCTCGATAACTCAAAGTGAATGGCAACAGTGGTGGTCTATAGAGAGTAATTCAGAAACGAGAGCGCTATATATCCATATCCCATTTTGCAGAAAGCGCTGTAGTTTCTGTAATTTTTTTGAAAATGGGGCTAAGCCAAGCCGTGTTACTGAATATGTGAATGCGCTTTGTCAGCAGCTAACTGACGCTGCTACCACTCAATTTATTACAAGTGTCCCATTTGATACTGTTTATATTGGTGGTGGTACACCAACAGATATGCAAGCTAACGAAATATTACAACTTGCAAATGTGATTCAATCTTTTCCATTGAAAAAAAATGCAGAAATTACCCTCGAAGGGCGTCTAAATGGTTTTACGAATGATAAATTCGACGCGGCGATTGCTGGCGGTATCAATCGTTTTTCCTTTGGTGTGCAAAGTGTGAATACAGAAGTGAGACAAGCTGCAGGACGATTTGATGATGAGCAAACGATACTACAACGTTTGTCTGAGCTTGCACAGCATCCGACTGCCACGATAGTTGCCGATCTTATCTTTGGATTACCAGGACAAACATTCGATATATGGACGCATGATGTCGAAGCGATTATTAATACAGGTATTCATGGTGTCGATCTTTATCAATTAATTAACTTATCAGGGTCGCGTATGGATAACGCAGATAAAAAAGGAAAGTCTATAGAGAGAGCAGATAGTCAAGCACGATCAATGATGTATGCACAAGGCGCTGCACTGTTAGAAAAGAATGGATGGGAACGCTTATCTAATTGCCATTGGCGCAGTGATAAACGTGAAAAAAGCTTATATAACACACTAGCAAAACAAGGCGTTGAAATTGTCCCTTTTGGTGCGGGCGCGGGCGGTAGTATTAATGGCCATGGTGTAATGAATGGACGAGATCTATCAGCTTGGCACGACGCGATTAAAGCGGATGTAAAAGTACCTGGCATGATCATGTCTATAAATGAAAAGAACCATGTAGATAAAATCATTAAGAAGGGACTTGATGGGGGTACGCTAGGCTTAGCTGAATTTTCAATACCATTACGCAGGCATTTACAGCCATTATTCATTAAGTGGCAAGAGAATGGGTTAGCTGAATTAGAAGACGATAAATTATATTTGACGTTAGCAGGGCGCTTTTGGAGTGTAAATATGCAGGCTGGGTTGTTTGAGTATTTAGCGACAAATCCTTTACTGGCTAAGGTCGCTTAA
- a CDS encoding L-alanine exporter AlaE — protein sequence MQVKAPFCVRNAAADTFAMVVFSFVVGMLIEIFVSGMSFQQSLASRMVSIPVNIAIAYPYGLYRDFIIKSSAKLVKSKLTKQFGDTFAYVSFQSPVYALILLSVGADFAQIVTAVSSNAVVSCFVGVFYGQFLDLCRKLFRVPGYHAGISA from the coding sequence GTGCAAGTTAAAGCCCCTTTCTGCGTCCGTAATGCCGCAGCTGACACATTCGCAATGGTAGTATTTAGTTTTGTTGTGGGCATGTTGATTGAGATTTTTGTCTCTGGGATGTCGTTTCAACAATCTTTAGCTTCTCGTATGGTTTCAATTCCAGTGAATATTGCCATTGCTTACCCATATGGTTTATATCGTGACTTTATTATTAAGAGCAGCGCTAAATTAGTTAAGAGTAAACTAACAAAACAATTTGGTGATACGTTTGCTTATGTATCTTTCCAATCACCAGTTTATGCATTAATTCTATTGTCTGTGGGGGCTGATTTCGCACAGATAGTAACAGCAGTATCAAGTAACGCTGTTGTATCTTGCTTTGTTGGGGTATTTTACGGTCAATTTCTTGATTTATGCCGTAAGCTATTTCGTGTACCTGGCTATCATGCCGGTATCAGTGCTTAA
- a CDS encoding DUF2797 domain-containing protein, with protein MSYTGHISKMVSTLNADSSVSYQLPLDDTLIPLNEFIGKSITMTHTGNIHCLSCGKKTKKSYSQGHCFVCTRKLASCDMCIMKPETCHYEHGTCRQPEWADDFCMTDHYVYLSNTSALKVGITRHTQLPTRWIDQGATQGLPIFKVKTRLISGLVETALAEFIGDKTNWRAMLKGENADIDLKAEAARLMPLIEEQLGNIEMMYGLDAIEELEEDIVTINYPVTEHPTKIISHNFDKEPVVTGVLQGIKGQYLFFDTGVINMRKFTSYEITLTT; from the coding sequence ATGTCATACACCGGCCATATCAGTAAAATGGTTTCAACTCTAAATGCAGATAGCAGTGTGAGTTACCAATTACCACTCGACGATACGCTTATTCCGTTAAATGAATTTATCGGTAAATCAATTACAATGACACACACAGGCAACATACATTGCTTGAGCTGCGGAAAAAAAACCAAGAAAAGCTATTCACAAGGCCACTGCTTCGTTTGTACACGTAAACTAGCAAGTTGTGACATGTGCATTATGAAACCAGAAACGTGCCATTATGAACACGGTACTTGCCGTCAGCCAGAGTGGGCTGATGACTTTTGTATGACAGATCATTATGTTTACCTTTCTAACACCTCTGCATTAAAAGTCGGTATTACTCGCCACACTCAATTGCCCACACGTTGGATTGATCAAGGCGCGACTCAGGGCTTACCTATATTTAAAGTTAAAACAAGATTGATATCTGGATTAGTTGAAACTGCACTTGCAGAATTCATCGGTGATAAAACCAATTGGCGCGCAATGCTGAAAGGCGAAAACGCTGATATCGATTTAAAAGCTGAAGCAGCACGTCTAATGCCTCTTATCGAAGAACAGTTAGGTAATATAGAAATGATGTACGGCTTAGATGCAATTGAAGAGCTTGAAGAAGACATTGTGACGATTAACTACCCTGTTACTGAACATCCAACAAAAATCATTTCACACAACTTCGATAAAGAGCCTGTTGTGACTGGTGTATTACAAGGTATTAAAGGTCAATACCTGTTTTTTGATACAGGCGTGATAAACATGCGTAAATTTACAAGCTATGAAATCACCTTAACAACATAA
- the thrS gene encoding threonine--tRNA ligase has product MPVITLPDGAQRQFDNPVSIMDIAADISSGLAKACIAGRVNGERVDACDLITEDAAIEIITSKDADGLEILRHSCAHLLGHAIKQLWPNTKMAIGPTIDKGFYYDVDMEEPISEADLAKLEKHMNKLVKTNYQVIKKVVSWQEARDTFEERGETYKVAILDENIGKDETPALYFHEEYVDMCRGPHVPVMKHCQHFKLMSVAGAYWRGNSDNKMLQRIYGTAWTDKKELKAYIQRLAEAEKRDHRKIGKQLDLYHMQEDAPGMVFWHNDGWTIFRELETFIREKLRDFNYQEVKGPQIMDRSLWEKSGHWDKYADGMFCTHSENREYAIKPMNCPGHVQIYNQGLKSYRDLPLRMAEFGSCHRNEPSGSLHGLMRVRGFTQDDAHIFCTESQIQQEVSDCIKMVFETYETFGFENIEIKLSTRPENRVGSDETWDKSEKALADALTSNGLTYEVQEGEGAFYGPKIEFTLHDCLDRAWQCGTIQLDFSMPEKLGAEYVCENNGRDTPVMIHRAILGSLERFIGILIEEYAGLFPTWISPVQAVVMNITDKQAVFATEFVEKMKKVGIRAKLDLRNEKIGFKIREHTLKRVPYLLVIGDKEVESGEIAVRTRKGVDLGTMKLDDFISKLQTEVSSRGKTTLEDSL; this is encoded by the coding sequence ATGCCTGTTATTACTCTTCCAGATGGCGCTCAGCGTCAATTTGACAATCCAGTATCTATTATGGATATTGCCGCAGATATCAGCTCCGGTCTTGCTAAAGCGTGTATCGCTGGCCGTGTTAATGGGGAACGTGTTGACGCATGTGACCTGATCACTGAAGACGCTGCAATCGAAATCATTACGTCTAAAGATGCCGATGGTCTAGAGATCCTACGCCACTCTTGTGCGCATTTACTTGGTCATGCTATTAAGCAATTATGGCCAAACACCAAGATGGCTATTGGCCCTACCATTGATAAAGGCTTCTATTATGATGTCGATATGGAAGAACCAATTAGCGAAGCTGATTTAGCTAAGCTAGAAAAGCACATGAACAAACTGGTTAAGACCAACTATCAAGTAATTAAGAAAGTTGTATCTTGGCAAGAAGCGCGTGACACGTTTGAAGAACGTGGTGAAACTTATAAAGTAGCGATCTTAGACGAGAACATCGGTAAAGATGAAACGCCTGCTTTATATTTCCATGAAGAATACGTAGATATGTGTCGTGGCCCGCACGTACCAGTAATGAAGCATTGCCAGCATTTCAAATTAATGTCTGTTGCAGGCGCATACTGGCGCGGTAACTCAGACAATAAGATGTTACAACGTATATATGGTACAGCTTGGACTGATAAGAAAGAGCTAAAAGCATATATTCAACGTCTTGCTGAAGCTGAGAAGCGCGATCACCGTAAAATTGGTAAGCAACTTGATCTTTACCATATGCAAGAAGATGCACCGGGTATGGTGTTCTGGCATAATGACGGTTGGACTATTTTCCGTGAACTAGAAACGTTCATCCGTGAAAAATTACGTGACTTTAATTACCAAGAAGTGAAAGGTCCACAAATCATGGATCGTAGCTTATGGGAAAAATCAGGTCACTGGGACAAATATGCAGACGGTATGTTCTGTACGCATTCGGAAAATCGTGAATACGCGATTAAACCAATGAACTGTCCTGGCCACGTACAGATTTATAACCAAGGTTTAAAATCTTACCGTGATTTACCATTACGTATGGCAGAGTTTGGCTCATGTCACCGTAATGAACCATCAGGCTCGTTACATGGCTTAATGCGTGTACGTGGTTTCACACAGGATGATGCCCACATCTTCTGTACTGAAAGCCAAATACAACAAGAAGTATCTGATTGTATTAAGATGGTTTTCGAAACGTATGAGACATTTGGTTTCGAAAATATTGAAATTAAACTTTCAACGCGCCCTGAAAATCGTGTTGGTAGTGATGAGACTTGGGATAAATCAGAAAAAGCACTTGCTGATGCATTAACTTCAAATGGCTTGACCTATGAAGTGCAAGAAGGCGAGGGTGCGTTCTATGGTCCTAAGATTGAATTTACTTTACATGATTGCTTAGATCGAGCATGGCAATGTGGTACAATTCAGCTAGACTTCTCAATGCCTGAGAAATTAGGTGCTGAATATGTGTGTGAAAATAATGGTCGTGACACGCCTGTTATGATTCACCGCGCGATTTTAGGTTCACTTGAGCGCTTCATCGGTATCTTAATTGAAGAGTATGCAGGATTATTCCCTACTTGGATCTCACCTGTTCAAGCAGTTGTAATGAATATTACAGACAAACAGGCTGTTTTTGCTACAGAATTTGTAGAAAAAATGAAGAAAGTAGGCATTAGAGCAAAATTAGACTTGAGAAATGAGAAGATAGGCTTTAAAATCCGCGAACATACTTTGAAACGTGTGCCATATCTTTTGGTCATCGGCGATAAAGAAGTCGAGTCAGGAGAAATAGCAGTACGTACTCGTAAGGGTGTTGACTTAGGTACTATGAAGTTAGATGATTTCATCAGTAAATTACAAACTGAAGTCAGCAGCCGCGGTAAAACAACTTTGGAGGATTCGTTATAA
- the infC gene encoding translation initiation factor IF-3, which produces MKGGKKGQQQTTRQHRINEEIRIPECRLNGADGEVIGIVSIREALAIAEEASLDLVEISPNAEPPVCRVMDYGKFIYEKSKSVKEQKKKQVRVQVKEIKFRPGTDTGDYQVKLRNLTRFLEEGNKAKITLRFRGREMAHQSLGFDLLNRIKDDLKEIAVVEAFPKMEGRQAVMVLAPKKK; this is translated from the coding sequence ATAAAAGGCGGAAAAAAAGGTCAACAACAAACGACCAGACAACATCGTATCAACGAAGAAATTCGTATACCAGAATGTCGCTTAAACGGTGCTGATGGTGAAGTGATTGGAATCGTATCTATAAGAGAAGCTCTTGCTATCGCAGAAGAAGCAAGTTTAGATCTTGTAGAAATTAGCCCGAATGCCGAGCCTCCTGTTTGCCGTGTCATGGATTACGGTAAATTTATATACGAGAAAAGTAAATCTGTTAAAGAGCAGAAGAAAAAGCAAGTTCGGGTTCAGGTTAAGGAAATAAAATTCCGTCCTGGAACTGACACCGGCGATTATCAGGTAAAACTACGCAACCTGACTCGCTTCCTCGAAGAAGGTAACAAAGCGAAAATTACGCTGCGTTTCCGAGGTCGAGAAATGGCGCACCAGAGCTTAGGCTTTGATCTTCTAAATCGTATTAAAGACGATCTAAAAGAAATTGCAGTCGTGGAGGCTTTCCCGAAAATGGAAGGTCGTCAAGCTGTAATGGTGTTAGCCCCAAAAAAGAAATAG
- the rpmI gene encoding 50S ribosomal protein L35, whose amino-acid sequence MPKLKSNKGAAKRFKKTANGFKRKQSHLRHILTKKSTKRKRHLRGTQMVAKCDVASVSRMLPYA is encoded by the coding sequence ATGCCTAAGTTGAAATCGAATAAAGGCGCTGCAAAGCGCTTTAAGAAAACCGCTAATGGTTTTAAACGCAAACAGTCTCACCTACGTCATATTTTGACCAAGAAGAGCACTAAACGTAAACGTCACCTTCGTGGTACGCAAATGGTTGCAAAGTGTGATGTTGCATCTGTTTCACGTATGCTTCCATACGCTTAA
- the rplT gene encoding 50S ribosomal protein L20, with amino-acid sequence MPRVKRGVVARARHKKVLKQAKGYYGARSRVYRVAFQAVTKAGQYAYRDRRQRKRQFRQLWITRINAAARQNGMSYSRFINGLKHASIEIDRKILADIAVFDKAAFTVLVNKAKEAVA; translated from the coding sequence ATGCCTAGAGTTAAACGCGGTGTTGTTGCACGTGCTCGTCATAAGAAAGTTTTAAAACAAGCTAAAGGTTATTACGGAGCTCGTTCACGAGTTTACCGTGTTGCTTTCCAAGCAGTTACAAAAGCTGGTCAATATGCTTACCGTGACCGTCGTCAACGTAAACGTCAATTCCGTCAATTATGGATTACACGTATTAACGCTGCTGCACGTCAAAATGGTATGTCTTACAGCCGTTTCATTAATGGCCTTAAACACGCCTCTATTGAAATCGATCGTAAGATCTTAGCAGACATTGCTGTATTCGATAAAGCGGCATTTACTGTACTAGTAAATAAAGCAAAAGAAGCTGTTGCTTAA
- a CDS encoding EAL domain-containing protein: protein MSLLLLIAFHSTFARAEGIAIDQNFKVDHLSSSIKYFEDKTNSYTFDYLSQRQSAVPWVSSKEEHFNFGFSDSTFWFQGEIVNKSGVDKYLIIDFGDSLLDKIDLYLIGGDGNITAKSLGTRRHDDDNMSNLTFATGFKIEANESINYFIRLKTTAFLQTPLMIWNANDFIDNQSQHKLMVGIFTGLFLMMICYLVFLYIHLHEPRLLQYVLFIVCYLAVIWIIEGFGFVYNLPFITEYYDAIIIILMGIIGLNLSLFARQLLKLRYRSWFSTFIKMLIIFSFVVIASPLLFSFKISIILISVLALGLTILTIVCGLFFIHDESKEVRFYVLSLVYFILGIDIHILTRFGLLGQYEFSDYTSALSALVVLIYLCWNFAKQMARDRIIKKDVEKQMTSVNERYYSVFQNAAEGMFTTTIDGEILAINKSMCRLLGFINLEDMKKSGNFKADEFYADPHLREKIIESLRIEGEINSIEMSGYDRYGEIFHGEINMRLNIQPDITVIDGSFVNTTKRKQHEIKLESIAKYDQLTGLVNRTHFEKLVGLSLESNRSVLEDNILLYMDLDQFKLVNDICGHDVGDSLLKKITVVLKSFLDENAILARLGGDEFGILLNKTNFDDALEVADTIRCGIEDFRFTHNARHFVLGASIGVVTLDESIENFSQALSLADTACFTAKEQGRNRIHVYSKSNDVMLGHQREMRWIGVLREALDANRFELAFQTIQPLSPLVDEGYRYEILLRLRDEQGNLQSPSEFIAAAENYNFMSQLDRWVVKTYCQWLSSNPNHLSMLSSASINLCGQSLVDRSMHSYIEKTITTYGIPPEKLCFEITESQAIMDFDQTILFMNKFKALGCRFSLDDFGSGFSSYSYIKRLPIDQLKIDGSFVENIETDNIDYTMVKSFNDIAKAVNIKTVAEYVENENIKNILSGIGIDYVQGYLIAKPALLVDLVDNEQLDSA, encoded by the coding sequence TTGTCTTTACTTCTCCTTATTGCTTTTCATAGTACTTTTGCGCGAGCTGAAGGTATTGCTATTGATCAAAATTTTAAAGTAGACCACCTCAGTTCATCAATAAAATATTTTGAAGATAAAACTAATTCATACACATTTGATTATTTATCGCAAAGACAGTCTGCGGTTCCTTGGGTAAGTAGTAAAGAAGAGCACTTTAACTTTGGTTTTTCTGATAGTACATTTTGGTTTCAGGGTGAGATAGTGAACAAGTCAGGTGTTGATAAATATCTGATTATAGATTTCGGTGATTCACTATTAGATAAGATTGATCTTTATCTTATTGGTGGCGATGGTAATATCACAGCTAAAAGCCTAGGCACTCGTCGACATGATGACGATAATATGTCTAATTTAACCTTTGCAACGGGCTTTAAAATAGAAGCGAATGAAAGCATTAATTATTTCATTCGTCTTAAAACAACTGCTTTTTTACAAACCCCCCTCATGATATGGAATGCTAACGATTTTATTGATAACCAATCACAGCATAAATTAATGGTAGGTATATTTACCGGTCTATTTTTGATGATGATATGTTATCTCGTGTTCTTATATATACACCTACATGAACCTCGATTACTTCAATATGTATTATTCATTGTGTGCTATCTCGCTGTTATATGGATTATAGAAGGTTTTGGTTTCGTGTATAACCTTCCTTTTATTACTGAATATTATGATGCGATAATTATTATATTAATGGGTATTATTGGGCTAAACCTCAGCTTATTTGCGCGTCAACTATTGAAGTTGAGATACCGTTCTTGGTTTTCTACATTCATTAAAATGCTGATTATTTTTTCGTTTGTTGTTATTGCAAGTCCGCTGTTGTTCTCATTCAAAATCAGTATTATATTAATTTCTGTTCTAGCTTTAGGTCTTACAATACTGACAATTGTATGTGGCTTATTTTTTATCCATGATGAGTCAAAAGAAGTACGTTTTTATGTTTTATCATTAGTGTATTTCATACTTGGCATTGATATACATATCCTTACTCGTTTTGGATTGCTAGGCCAGTATGAATTTTCTGACTATACTTCGGCATTGTCAGCGCTTGTCGTATTGATTTATCTATGCTGGAACTTTGCAAAGCAAATGGCTCGTGACAGAATCATAAAGAAAGATGTTGAAAAGCAAATGACATCAGTGAATGAGCGTTACTACAGTGTATTTCAAAATGCAGCAGAGGGTATGTTCACCACGACGATAGACGGTGAGATATTAGCGATTAACAAATCTATGTGTCGATTATTGGGCTTTATCAACCTTGAGGATATGAAAAAATCGGGTAATTTTAAAGCGGATGAATTTTATGCGGACCCGCATCTTCGAGAAAAAATAATTGAATCACTGCGCATTGAGGGTGAAATTAATAGTATTGAGATGTCTGGTTATGACCGTTATGGTGAAATATTCCATGGCGAAATTAATATGCGATTAAATATTCAGCCCGATATAACCGTTATTGATGGCTCATTTGTCAATACAACGAAGCGTAAACAACATGAAATTAAACTTGAGTCGATTGCTAAATATGATCAATTAACAGGGTTAGTTAATCGTACACACTTTGAGAAGCTAGTTGGTCTGTCATTAGAAAGTAACCGTTCGGTTTTAGAAGATAACATATTACTTTACATGGACTTAGACCAGTTTAAATTAGTTAACGATATCTGTGGACATGATGTCGGTGATTCCTTACTGAAAAAAATAACGGTTGTTTTAAAATCATTCCTTGATGAAAATGCAATATTAGCGCGTCTTGGAGGGGATGAATTTGGCATTCTGCTTAATAAAACTAACTTTGATGATGCGCTTGAAGTTGCAGATACGATCCGCTGCGGTATTGAAGATTTTAGATTTACACATAATGCACGACACTTTGTATTAGGGGCAAGTATTGGTGTTGTTACTTTAGATGAATCAATTGAGAATTTTTCACAAGCATTAAGCCTTGCAGACACAGCGTGCTTTACAGCGAAGGAGCAGGGGCGTAATCGCATTCATGTATACAGTAAAAGTAACGACGTGATGCTTGGACACCAGCGTGAAATGCGTTGGATCGGCGTCCTGCGTGAAGCGCTAGATGCAAATAGATTCGAACTTGCCTTCCAAACGATTCAACCCTTATCACCTTTAGTGGATGAAGGCTATCGATATGAAATATTACTTAGATTAAGAGATGAACAAGGCAACTTGCAATCTCCGAGTGAGTTTATTGCTGCCGCTGAAAATTATAATTTCATGTCACAATTAGACCGTTGGGTAGTTAAAACATACTGCCAATGGTTGTCTTCAAACCCTAACCATCTTTCTATGCTTAGTTCAGCTTCCATTAACTTATGTGGGCAATCTTTAGTTGATAGAAGTATGCATTCATATATAGAGAAAACAATCACAACGTACGGTATTCCGCCTGAAAAACTCTGTTTTGAAATTACAGAAAGTCAGGCGATCATGGACTTTGATCAAACAATTTTATTCATGAATAAATTTAAGGCATTAGGTTGTCGATTCAGTTTAGATGATTTTGGAAGTGGTTTTTCTTCATATAGTTATATTAAACGACTTCCGATTGATCAACTTAAAATTGATGGTTCATTTGTTGAAAATATCGAGACAGATAACATTGATTACACTATGGTTAAGTCATTTAATGACATTGCAAAGGCTGTTAACATCAAAACGGTTGCTGAATATGTAGAAAATGAAAACATCAAAAATATCCTGTCTGGAATAGGTATTGATTATGTTCAAGGCTATTTAATAGCCAAACCTGCACTTTTAGTCGATTTAGTTGATAATGAACAACTTGATTCTGCTTAA
- the pheS gene encoding phenylalanine--tRNA ligase subunit alpha, translating into MQHLKEIIAQAVEAVANATDLATLDTVRVEYLGKKGILTEQMKTLGKLPPAEKPKAGQAINIAKQEVQKIINDKRDAFQQAVLDAKLAEEMIDVTAPGRTNLNGGLHPVTRTIERIESFFGELGFAVKSGPEVEDDYHNFDALNIPEHHPARADHDTFYFNPKLVLRTQTSGVQIRTMEVEKPPIRIISPGRVYRNDYDQTHTPMFHQVEGLFVDEKVSFSELKGVLHDFLNNFFEEDLEIRFRPSYFPFTETSAEVDVMGKNGKWLEVLGCGMVHPNVLTSVGIDPEKYSGFAFGMGVERLAMLRYGVNDLRSFFENDLRFLKQFK; encoded by the coding sequence ATGCAACACCTCAAAGAAATAATCGCACAGGCCGTAGAAGCCGTAGCAAACGCAACAGATCTCGCAACATTGGACACTGTTCGTGTTGAGTACCTTGGTAAAAAAGGTATCTTGACTGAACAAATGAAGACATTAGGTAAACTGCCTCCAGCAGAAAAACCTAAAGCTGGCCAAGCGATTAATATTGCTAAGCAAGAAGTTCAAAAAATCATTAACGATAAACGTGATGCATTTCAACAAGCAGTTTTAGATGCTAAATTAGCAGAAGAAATGATTGATGTAACAGCACCTGGTCGTACGAACCTAAACGGTGGTTTACATCCTGTAACACGCACTATCGAACGTATTGAATCATTTTTCGGTGAATTAGGTTTCGCTGTTAAATCTGGTCCAGAAGTTGAAGATGATTATCACAACTTTGATGCATTGAATATCCCTGAGCATCATCCAGCTCGTGCGGATCACGATACATTTTACTTTAATCCTAAGTTAGTACTTAGAACACAAACATCTGGTGTTCAGATTCGTACGATGGAAGTTGAAAAACCGCCTATCCGTATCATCTCTCCAGGCCGTGTTTACCGTAATGATTACGATCAAACACACACGCCAATGTTCCATCAAGTAGAAGGTCTATTTGTTGACGAAAAAGTAAGCTTTAGTGAGCTGAAAGGTGTATTACACGATTTCTTAAATAACTTCTTTGAAGAAGATTTAGAAATTCGTTTCCGTCCTTCTTATTTCCCGTTTACAGAAACTTCAGCTGAAGTAGATGTAATGGGCAAAAATGGTAAATGGTTAGAAGTACTAGGCTGCGGCATGGTTCACCCTAACGTATTAACCTCTGTTGGAATCGACCCTGAAAAATACTCTGGCTTTGCCTTTGGTATGGGTGTTGAACGTTTAGCGATGCTTCGCTATGGCGTTAACGATTTACGTTCATTTTTCGAAAATGATTTACGTTTCCTCAAGCAGTTTAAATAA